The following proteins come from a genomic window of Thermoproteus sp.:
- a CDS encoding aldehyde ferredoxin oxidoreductase family protein, with protein MPGWQGRILRVDLTRKKYVVQELDANVARDFIGGRGLAIKILWDELPPGVDPLSPHNKLIFAAGPLTGLTNVNMGKLVVAAKSPITGGYGDGNIGAWAGVYMRRAGYDAIVVEGRAERPTYLYIDEKGVQFLDASDLWGLNTWATEDKLQKIHGRDAGVLAIGPAGERLVRYAVVVAQRGRAGGRPGMGAVMGSKNLKAVVVKGRGEIPVADKAINKLGLEAVTQGKSLPGYNFWMRQGTTSTVEWAQEASVLPTYNFSEGQFDEFEKIGGSMVEKMEVDLKSCPLCFMPCGHWVPAEGGTAEVDYENLALLGSNLGIGDLAKVAELNRIADLMGVDTISLGNTLGFAMEASEKGLTKEHGYKIEWGDYKAARDLALDIAYRRGFGDLLAEGTMRASQRLKAEELAVQVKGLEVSAYDCHAAPAMALAYATSPIGPHHKDAWVISWEVKTDRFGYTKEKAAKVVELQRIRGGWFEAFVGCRLPWVEISLPLDWYPKLFKAATGVDATPEYFNEVGDRIYALIRAFWIREYGYWSRELDVPPPKWFKRPLTKGPLKGAHLDYDKYNQLLSYYYEIRGWDENGVPRRSTLRRLGLDYVVPTLEKYVEVKE; from the coding sequence ATGCCAGGCTGGCAAGGCAGGATCTTACGCGTAGATCTGACGAGGAAGAAGTATGTGGTGCAGGAACTGGACGCAAATGTGGCTAGGGACTTCATAGGGGGCAGAGGCCTCGCGATTAAAATACTTTGGGACGAACTGCCGCCAGGCGTCGATCCCCTCTCGCCCCACAATAAGTTGATCTTCGCCGCGGGTCCTCTGACGGGCCTCACCAACGTCAATATGGGTAAGCTGGTGGTCGCAGCCAAGTCGCCGATAACGGGAGGATACGGCGATGGCAACATCGGGGCTTGGGCCGGCGTCTACATGAGGCGGGCGGGCTACGACGCCATCGTGGTGGAGGGGAGGGCCGAGAGACCTACATATCTCTATATAGATGAGAAGGGGGTACAATTCCTAGACGCGTCGGACCTATGGGGCCTGAACACCTGGGCCACTGAGGACAAACTGCAGAAGATACATGGGAGGGACGCGGGCGTGTTGGCCATAGGGCCGGCGGGCGAGCGGCTGGTCAGATACGCCGTGGTGGTGGCGCAGAGGGGTAGGGCCGGCGGGAGGCCGGGCATGGGCGCCGTCATGGGGTCTAAGAACTTAAAGGCTGTGGTGGTGAAGGGCAGGGGCGAAATACCGGTGGCCGACAAGGCCATAAACAAATTGGGGCTGGAGGCGGTGACGCAAGGGAAGAGCCTGCCCGGCTATAACTTCTGGATGAGGCAAGGCACGACCTCCACGGTCGAGTGGGCCCAAGAGGCCTCCGTGTTGCCCACCTACAACTTCTCGGAGGGCCAGTTCGACGAGTTCGAAAAGATCGGCGGCTCCATGGTGGAGAAGATGGAAGTGGACCTCAAGTCGTGTCCCCTCTGCTTCATGCCTTGCGGCCACTGGGTGCCCGCCGAAGGCGGCACGGCCGAGGTAGACTACGAGAACTTGGCGCTCTTGGGGTCCAATTTGGGCATAGGCGATCTGGCCAAAGTGGCCGAGCTGAACCGCATCGCCGACCTCATGGGCGTGGACACCATATCGCTCGGCAACACACTGGGCTTCGCCATGGAGGCCAGCGAGAAGGGGCTCACCAAGGAGCACGGCTACAAGATAGAGTGGGGCGACTACAAGGCCGCCCGCGACTTGGCCCTAGATATAGCGTATAGGAGGGGCTTCGGCGACTTGCTGGCCGAGGGGACCATGAGGGCTTCCCAAAGGCTCAAGGCCGAGGAGCTGGCTGTACAGGTAAAGGGCCTCGAAGTGTCGGCATACGACTGCCACGCCGCGCCCGCCATGGCCCTCGCCTACGCCACCTCGCCCATAGGGCCCCACCACAAAGACGCTTGGGTCATAAGCTGGGAGGTCAAGACGGACCGCTTCGGCTACACCAAAGAGAAGGCCGCCAAGGTGGTGGAGCTACAGAGGATCAGAGGCGGCTGGTTCGAGGCCTTCGTGGGCTGCCGCCTCCCCTGGGTCGAGATATCCCTCCCGTTGGACTGGTACCCCAAGCTCTTCAAGGCCGCCACAGGCGTGGACGCCACCCCAGAGTACTTCAACGAGGTGGGAGACCGCATCTACGCCTTGATCAGGGCCTTTTGGATTAGGGAGTACGGCTATTGGAGCAGAGAGCTCGACGTGCCGCCGCCCAAGTGGTTCAAAAGGCCTCTGACGAAGGGACCGCTCAAAGGCGCCCATCTCGACTACGACAAGTACAACCAGCTGTTGAGCTACTACTACGAGATTAGGGGGTGGGACGAAAACGGCGTGCCGAGGAGGAGCACCCTCAGGAGGCTGGGCCTCGACTACGTGGTGCCCACTTTGGAGAAGTACGTCGAGGTCAAGGAGTGA
- a CDS encoding MBL fold metallo-hydrolase produces the protein MRVFFDNGIVVVGRNFKILVDPFKSFDETKYDLVLITHGHSDHVTRHVKRAAAVLTRETLQVLSVREGVRPRRYFLARPGERLDFGKFYVHVLNAGHVPGSVMYVVESPEGTLGLTGDFNTAGSNVVEGADWIEADVLVMEATYGSRQYVFPPRDKIYGEILSLVDSNKAPVAIRVGPLGKGQELARLLPHKRLWLDPKVARLNRALGYAEGREYVRNAALGPGEALVLSLTTRPPSGFLLVELSGHYAVSRPQGHLGLPLSNHSDFPGLLEAALRSRAKRIYTVYGRAEELAKWLRRLGLNASKIPPRGQTELTQWLTP, from the coding sequence GTGCGGGTATTTTTCGATAATGGCATTGTGGTCGTCGGGAGGAACTTCAAGATTTTAGTAGATCCCTTCAAGTCCTTCGACGAGACCAAATACGACCTGGTGCTCATCACCCACGGCCACAGCGACCACGTCACTAGACATGTGAAGAGGGCCGCGGCCGTATTGACTAGAGAAACGCTCCAAGTCCTCTCGGTGAGGGAGGGAGTGAGGCCTCGGCGCTACTTCTTGGCGAGGCCCGGCGAGAGGCTCGACTTCGGGAAGTTCTACGTCCATGTCCTCAACGCGGGGCACGTGCCCGGGAGTGTCATGTATGTAGTGGAGTCGCCTGAGGGGACTCTAGGCCTTACGGGCGACTTCAACACGGCCGGAAGCAACGTGGTGGAGGGGGCCGACTGGATAGAGGCCGATGTGTTAGTCATGGAGGCCACATACGGCTCCCGCCAGTACGTCTTTCCGCCTAGGGATAAGATCTACGGCGAGATCCTTTCCCTAGTGGACTCCAATAAGGCGCCTGTAGCCATACGAGTCGGCCCTCTGGGCAAGGGGCAGGAGCTGGCGAGGCTTCTGCCCCACAAGCGGCTCTGGCTGGACCCCAAAGTGGCGCGGCTCAATAGGGCTTTGGGATATGCAGAGGGCAGGGAGTACGTCCGCAACGCCGCGTTGGGCCCCGGCGAGGCGTTAGTCCTCAGCCTCACGACGCGCCCCCCGTCTGGCTTCCTCTTGGTCGAGCTCAGCGGCCATTACGCCGTGAGCCGCCCCCAAGGCCATTTGGGCCTCCCCCTCAGCAACCACTCGGACTTTCCGGGCCTCCTGGAGGCCGCGCTCAGAAGCCGCGCCAAAAGAATATACACAGTTTACGGCCGCGCGGAGGAGCTGGCCAAATGGCTCAGAAGGTTGGGGTTGAACGCGTCGAAAATACCGCCGAGAGGACAGACCGAACTGACCCAGTGGCTCACTCCTTGA
- a CDS encoding isochorismatase family cysteine hydrolase has translation MLPTTVSVPRIPVVDKVSLPAKKTAVLVIDMQNDFAHPNGKLFGPAAREIIPKITGLLERARRSGVKVVYTQDTHYPDDPVEFPIWGPHVVKGTWGWQIVDELKPKEGDLVVEKMRYDPFFGTPLDHILRMYGIQHLVVVGTVANICVLHAVAGARLRLYDVVVPVDAIAALNEFDYAAALRQMDFLYKATLTTTDGVAFE, from the coding sequence TACCCGTAGTCGACAAGGTCTCCCTCCCCGCCAAGAAGACAGCGGTGTTGGTTATTGACATGCAGAACGACTTCGCGCATCCCAACGGCAAGCTCTTCGGCCCCGCGGCGCGTGAGATAATCCCCAAGATAACGGGGCTCCTCGAAAGGGCCAGGCGGAGCGGCGTCAAGGTCGTCTATACGCAAGATACCCACTACCCCGACGACCCCGTGGAGTTCCCCATATGGGGCCCCCATGTGGTCAAGGGCACGTGGGGCTGGCAGATCGTGGATGAGTTGAAGCCGAAGGAGGGCGACTTGGTCGTGGAGAAGATGCGCTACGATCCGTTCTTCGGCACGCCTCTGGACCATATCCTCCGTATGTACGGCATTCAACATTTAGTGGTCGTCGGCACGGTGGCTAATATCTGTGTCCTCCACGCAGTTGCCGGAGCCCGCCTGAGGCTATACGACGTGGTGGTGCCTGTGGACGCCATAGCGGCGTTGAACGAGTTCGACTACGCCGCGGCGTTGAGACAGATGGACTTCCTATACAAGGCCACTCTGACCACTACGGACGGCGTGGCCTTCGAGTAG